A genomic segment from Bradyrhizobium diazoefficiens USDA 110 encodes:
- a CDS encoding DUF1656 domain-containing protein: protein MRYVIDIYGVLVPSLLLWIIVAYVLSAILRRLMQRFDLYRLVWHRALFDFSIFVCLLGVVVYLSEYLS, encoded by the coding sequence ATGAGATATGTGATCGACATCTACGGCGTGCTCGTGCCGTCGCTGCTGCTGTGGATCATTGTTGCTTACGTCCTCAGCGCGATTCTGCGCCGGCTCATGCAGCGCTTCGACCTCTACCGGCTGGTCTGGCACCGCGCGCTGTTCGATTTTTCGATCTTCGTCTGCCTTCTCGGCGTCGTCGTCTACCTCTCGGAGTATCTTTCATGA
- a CDS encoding efflux RND transporter periplasmic adaptor subunit translates to MKGNFAWLGRLALTVIVVVAALAVGRELWVYYMEQPWTRDGRVRADVVQVAPDVSGFVTEVLVKDNQKVRRGDVLFRIDRERFALALRQAEASVAGHQATLDQANADLKRYNALTTDAVSQQKQEQVLATQLQAKAAFDQAVADRALAQLNLDRSEVHASVNGVITNMDLRPGAYVTAGKGVMALVDTDTLHVEGYFEETKLARIRTGDKVRVRLMGEKVTLSGRVESIAAGIEDRDRAEGASMLANVNPTFSWVRLAQRVPVRIALDPVPENMSLVAGRSATVEVLD, encoded by the coding sequence ATGAAAGGCAATTTCGCCTGGCTCGGCCGCCTCGCGCTGACCGTCATCGTTGTCGTCGCCGCGCTCGCAGTGGGCCGCGAGCTCTGGGTCTACTACATGGAGCAGCCCTGGACCCGCGACGGCCGCGTCCGCGCCGACGTGGTCCAGGTCGCGCCCGACGTGTCCGGATTCGTGACCGAGGTGCTGGTCAAGGACAACCAGAAGGTCCGCCGCGGCGACGTGCTGTTCCGGATCGACCGCGAACGTTTCGCGCTGGCGCTGCGCCAGGCCGAGGCGTCGGTTGCGGGTCATCAGGCGACGCTCGATCAGGCCAATGCCGATCTGAAGCGTTACAACGCGCTGACGACCGACGCGGTGTCGCAGCAGAAGCAGGAGCAGGTTCTCGCCACCCAGCTCCAGGCCAAGGCGGCCTTCGATCAAGCCGTGGCCGATCGCGCGTTGGCGCAGCTCAACCTCGACCGCAGCGAGGTCCATGCCTCCGTGAACGGTGTGATCACCAACATGGACCTGCGCCCCGGCGCCTACGTCACGGCCGGGAAGGGCGTGATGGCGCTGGTCGATACCGACACGCTGCATGTGGAAGGCTACTTCGAGGAGACAAAGCTCGCGCGCATCCGCACCGGTGACAAGGTCCGGGTCCGCCTGATGGGCGAGAAGGTCACGCTGTCAGGCCGCGTCGAGAGCATCGCCGCCGGCATCGAGGACCGCGACCGCGCGGAGGGAGCCAGCATGCTCGCCAACGTCAACCCGACCTTCAGTTGGGTGCGGCTGGCACAGCGTGTCCCGGTGCGCATCGCGCTCGATCCGGTGCCGGAGAACATGTCGCTGGTCGCCGGTCGCTCCGCGACGGTGGAGGTATTGGACTAG
- a CDS encoding acyl-CoA dehydrogenase family protein, whose protein sequence is MLYPMSPKVVELKRKLESFMDRHIYPNEERFYREAEELGPWKVYPVVEELKPLARAEGLWNLFLPESSHGAGLTNLEYAPLCEVMGRSHLAPEVFNCSAPDTGNMEVLERYGTKEDKERWLKPLLAGDIRSCFAMTEPAVASSDATNIESSIVRDGDHYVINGRKWYTTNATDPRCKICIFMGKTDPDNPDRHKQQSMILVPMDTSGIEVKRPLPVFGFYGVPDRASEVVFTNVRVPKENMLLGEGRGFEIAQGRLGPGRIHHCMRLIGLAERTLEKMCRRVRSRVAFGKPVSEQTVTQERIAEARIMIEQARLLTLNAAYAMDTVGNKVAKSEIAMIKVAVPNMACQVIDWAIQAHGGGGTSNDFGLTQAYATARLLRLADGPDEVHRNQIARFELKKYSNA, encoded by the coding sequence ATGCTTTACCCGATGTCGCCCAAAGTCGTCGAGCTCAAGCGCAAGCTCGAAAGCTTCATGGACCGGCACATCTATCCCAATGAGGAACGGTTCTACCGCGAGGCCGAGGAGCTCGGGCCCTGGAAGGTCTATCCCGTCGTCGAAGAACTGAAGCCGCTCGCGCGCGCGGAAGGCCTCTGGAACCTGTTCCTGCCGGAATCGAGCCACGGCGCGGGCCTCACCAATCTCGAATATGCCCCGCTCTGCGAAGTGATGGGCCGCTCGCATCTTGCGCCCGAAGTGTTCAACTGCTCGGCGCCCGACACCGGCAACATGGAGGTGCTGGAGCGCTACGGCACGAAAGAGGACAAGGAGCGCTGGCTGAAGCCGCTGCTCGCGGGTGATATCCGCTCCTGCTTCGCCATGACCGAGCCTGCGGTCGCCTCGTCCGACGCGACCAACATCGAGAGCTCGATCGTGCGCGACGGCGACCATTACGTCATCAACGGGCGCAAATGGTACACCACCAACGCGACCGACCCGCGCTGCAAGATCTGCATCTTCATGGGCAAGACCGATCCTGACAATCCGGACCGCCACAAGCAGCAATCCATGATCCTGGTGCCGATGGATACATCAGGCATCGAGGTGAAGCGTCCCCTCCCCGTGTTCGGCTTCTACGGCGTACCCGACCGCGCCTCCGAAGTCGTCTTCACCAATGTGCGCGTCCCGAAGGAGAACATGCTGCTCGGCGAAGGCCGCGGCTTCGAGATCGCGCAGGGGCGCCTCGGCCCCGGCCGCATCCACCACTGCATGCGCCTGATTGGCCTTGCCGAGCGCACGCTGGAAAAGATGTGCCGCCGCGTGCGCAGCCGCGTCGCCTTCGGCAAGCCGGTCTCCGAGCAGACGGTGACGCAGGAGCGCATCGCGGAAGCCCGCATCATGATCGAGCAGGCCCGGCTGCTGACGCTGAACGCCGCCTACGCCATGGACACGGTCGGCAACAAGGTGGCGAAAAGCGAGATCGCGATGATCAAGGTCGCCGTGCCCAACATGGCCTGCCAGGTCATCGACTGGGCGATCCAGGCCCATGGCGGCGGCGGCACCTCGAACGATTTCGGCCTGACTCAGGCCTATGCCACCGCACGTTTGCTGCGCCTTGCTGACGGCCCGGACGAGGTACACCGGAACCAGATCGCACGGTTCGAGCTGAAGAAGTATTCAAATGCCTGA
- a CDS encoding long-chain fatty acid--CoA ligase has product MQGLMMDMPLLISGLIQYAADYHGEAEIVARQIEGDIHRYTYADAHPRIKRMALALKRLGMQQGDRVGTLAWNTHRHFEMFYAAPGMGYVLHTVNPRLFPEQLVYIINHAEDRLLFVDRATLPIVEAIAPQLKTIEAYVVMSSRERMPETKLVNVHCYEELLGRENDTGFTWPEFDEKSASTICYTSGTTGNPKGVIYSHRAAILQTMTCCNFDFLPGHIEGVREVMMPMAPLFHGNGWNMPFTAPYTGSKLVLPGRNYEPDKLYELLEGEKVTLSAGVPSFWLILLDWLGRTGNRFSTLRATLSSGSAPPRAMVEKLKRDYNIDYIQAWGMTEALGCSMPGLRPGSEHLSDKEKFDRRQVSGRACFGTALRIVDDGGVELPRDGKTVGHLRARGPWVASGYMKLDEGLDRDGWLITGDMAVIDPQGHVTLTDRSKDVIKSGGEWISSIQLEDVALSHPDVLQAAVVAIAHEKWQERPLLLVVRKKGATVDGKALLDHMRPKIASWWMPDAVEFLDEFPMTGTGKVLKSALREKFREYRVA; this is encoded by the coding sequence ATGCAGGGATTGATGATGGACATGCCGCTCCTGATCAGCGGCCTGATCCAGTACGCCGCCGACTATCACGGCGAGGCGGAGATCGTCGCGCGCCAGATCGAGGGCGACATCCATCGCTACACCTATGCGGACGCTCATCCACGCATCAAGCGCATGGCGCTGGCCTTGAAGCGTCTCGGCATGCAGCAAGGCGACCGCGTCGGCACGCTGGCCTGGAATACCCACCGCCATTTCGAGATGTTCTATGCCGCGCCGGGCATGGGCTATGTGCTGCACACCGTCAATCCGCGCCTGTTTCCCGAGCAGCTCGTCTACATCATCAACCACGCCGAAGACCGCCTGCTGTTCGTCGACCGCGCCACGCTGCCCATCGTCGAGGCGATCGCGCCGCAATTGAAGACGATCGAGGCTTACGTCGTGATGTCCTCGCGCGAGCGGATGCCGGAGACGAAGCTTGTAAACGTCCATTGCTACGAGGAGCTTCTCGGACGAGAGAACGACACCGGCTTCACCTGGCCGGAGTTCGACGAAAAATCCGCCTCCACCATCTGCTACACCTCGGGGACGACGGGAAATCCCAAGGGCGTGATCTATTCGCACCGCGCCGCGATCCTGCAGACTATGACCTGCTGCAATTTCGACTTCCTTCCGGGACACATCGAAGGGGTACGCGAGGTGATGATGCCGATGGCGCCGCTGTTCCACGGCAATGGCTGGAATATGCCGTTCACCGCGCCCTATACCGGCTCGAAGCTGGTGCTGCCCGGCCGCAACTATGAGCCCGACAAGCTGTATGAGCTGCTCGAAGGCGAGAAGGTGACGCTGTCGGCGGGGGTGCCGAGCTTCTGGCTGATCCTGCTCGACTGGCTCGGCCGCACCGGCAACAGATTCTCCACCCTGCGTGCAACGCTGTCGTCGGGCTCGGCCCCGCCGCGCGCCATGGTCGAGAAGCTGAAGCGCGACTACAACATCGACTACATCCAGGCCTGGGGCATGACCGAGGCTCTGGGCTGCTCGATGCCGGGCCTGCGTCCCGGCTCGGAGCACCTCAGCGACAAGGAGAAGTTCGACCGCCGACAGGTCTCGGGCCGGGCCTGTTTCGGCACCGCCTTGCGCATCGTCGACGACGGCGGCGTTGAGCTGCCGCGCGACGGCAAGACCGTCGGCCACCTGCGCGCCCGTGGTCCCTGGGTCGCCTCGGGCTATATGAAGCTCGACGAAGGCCTCGACCGCGACGGCTGGCTGATCACCGGCGACATGGCCGTGATCGACCCGCAGGGCCACGTCACGCTGACCGACCGCTCCAAGGACGTGATCAAGTCCGGCGGCGAGTGGATCTCCTCGATCCAGCTCGAGGACGTCGCCTTGTCTCATCCCGACGTGCTGCAAGCTGCCGTGGTCGCGATTGCGCATGAGAAGTGGCAGGAGCGCCCCCTGCTCCTCGTGGTTCGCAAGAAGGGCGCGACCGTTGACGGCAAGGCGCTGCTCGACCACATGCGCCCGAAGATCGCGAGCTGGTGGATGCCTGACGCCGTCGAGTTTCTGGACGAATTCCCGATGACCGGCACCGGAAAGGTGCTCAAATCGGCGTTGCGCGAGAAGTTCAGGGAATACCGCGTCGCTTGA